The following are encoded together in the Octopus sinensis unplaced genomic scaffold, ASM634580v1 Contig09616, whole genome shotgun sequence genome:
- the LOC115228140 gene encoding uncharacterized protein LOC115228140, producing the protein MKSKKTHMTTIVEFITRKYKIGDHGSLNVKALQGLQNEYLIAEIRKKPLHSILFNCLEDTNVDVTESSAWLTYGNISPRSEASFCLLQDRNFLFGAGETNCKHCNSAKKTVDHLATRCGRMLNSDYLRRHNEVVRCIHLHLCRQYGIKRSKRLKTHSVQSIVANEAVEIRVDNTISTDTHVHNNKPDIFVWDKIKNTITLIEIGITSQQIFKKVEVEKSHKYDLLASELALIHKAKVNIVPIVLTWDAIVSKYYKQYQNSLKIEYPVRAYIQTILMKKTLESMCIDYKHGMMSQEDDGFEENITFLDNNINQKLDETDLMTGAFEKESYSYNNINREEERWNYELEPDESRLIREKKNDPLDCLKEVWRPVKVVRVGAKRRMVY; encoded by the coding sequence ATGAAGTCCAAGAAAACACATATGACCACAATCGTAGAATTTATCACTCGAAAATACAAAATTGGAGACCACGGAAGTCTCAATGTGAAGGCACTGCAAGGATTACAGAATGAATACCTAATTGCAGAAATCAGGAAAAAACCTCTGCATTCAATCCTCTTTAATTGTTTGGAGGATACTAATGTCGATGTTACGGAGTCCTCCGCGTGGTTAACATATGGAAACATCTCTCCGAGATCAGAAGCATCCTTCTGTTTACTACAAGACCGCAATTTCCTCTTTGGAGCAGGAGAAACGAATTGCAAACATTGCAACTCTGCGAAAAAAACTGTTGACCATCTAGCTACCAGGTGTGGGCGAATGCTAAACAGCGATTACTTACGACGGCATAATGAAGTAGTGAGATGTATTCACTTACATCTCTGCAGACAGTATGGAATAAAAAGGTCAAAAAGATTGAAGACCCATTCAGTCCAGTCTATAGTTGCAAATGAAGCAGTTGAGATCAGAGTCGATAATACTATAAGTACTGACACACACGTTCATAACAACAAGCCCGACATTTTCGTGTGGGATAAAATTAAGAATACAATTACACTAATCGAAATTGGAATAACTTCgcagcaaatttttaaaaaagtcgaAGTCGAAAAATCCCACAAGTATGATCTCTTAGCAAGTGAATTGGCTTTAATCCACAAAGCAAAAGTGAATATAGTACCCATAGTATTAACGTGGGATGCCATTGTCAGTAAATACTACAAACAATACCAGAATAGTCTGAAAATTGAGTACCCTGTAAGAGCATACATCCAAACTATTCTCATGAAGAAGACTCTTGAAAGTATGTGCATCGATTATAAACATGGAATGATGTCCCAAGAGGACGACggttttgaagaaaatataacttTCCTTGATAACAACATAAATCAGAAACTCGACGAAACCGACTTAATGACGGGAGCATTTGAAAAAGAGTCCTACTCCTATAATAACATTAATCGAGAGGAAGAGCGATGGAACTATGAATTAGAACCTGATGAAAGTCGTCTCATCCGAGAAAAGAAGAATGATCCTTTAGATTGCCTAAAAGAAGTTTGGAGACCGGTCAAGGTTGTCCGTGTTGGGGCAAAGAGGAGGATGGTCTATTGA